A single genomic interval of bacterium harbors:
- the rpsQ gene encoding 30S ribosomal protein S17: MTTLEKEKIKRVLIGEVVSDKMEKTVVVKTVRIIRHPKFHKVLKKIKKYLVHDENEAAKPGDIVEIYEGRPKSKLKYMYLSKVIKDAAVQAV; the protein is encoded by the coding sequence ATGACAACTCTAGAGAAAGAAAAGATAAAACGTGTTTTGATTGGTGAGGTTGTGTCTGATAAGATGGAAAAGACTGTGGTAGTTAAAACAGTTCGTATTATCCGGCATCCTAAATTTCATAAGGTTTTGAAGAAGATCAAAAAGTATCTTGTGCATGACGAGAACGAGGCGGCAAAGCCTGGTGACATAGTTGAAATTTATGAAGGTAGGCCAAAATCAAAATTGAAGTATATGTACCTTTCTAAGGTAATAAAAGATGCGGCGGTTCAGGCTGTATAA
- a CDS encoding type Z 30S ribosomal protein S14, whose product MAKKALIEKAKRTPKFAVRKRNRCGLCGRPRAYMRIFDLCRLCFREHAVLGVLPGVKKLSW is encoded by the coding sequence ATGGCTAAAAAAGCGCTTATTGAAAAAGCAAAGCGAACACCAAAATTTGCTGTTCGCAAAAGAAATAGATGTGGTTTGTGCGGTAGGCCTCGAGCTTATATGCGTATCTTTGATTTGTGTAGGCTTTGTTTCAGGGAGCATGCTGTCCTTGGTGTGTTGCCGGGCGTTAAGAAATTGAGTTGGTAA
- the rpmC gene encoding 50S ribosomal protein L29, with protein MKSKKVLTELRSLESADLSEQLVLMRKELLSLKLQRHTSHVKDYSRFSKLRKLVAQIHTVLREKIYD; from the coding sequence ATGAAAAGTAAAAAAGTTTTAACTGAATTAAGAAGTCTTGAGTCTGCGGACTTGAGCGAGCAGCTTGTGCTGATGCGTAAAGAGTTGTTATCTTTAAAATTGCAAAGACATACTTCGCATGTCAAAGATTATTCGCGATTTAGTAAGCTACGTAAACTTGTTGCGCAGATTCATACTGTTTTGCGTGAAAAAATATACGACTAA
- a CDS encoding 50S ribosomal protein L24, producing MISRIKKNDLVMVLSGKDKGKKGSVLVVFPKNERVLVQGINMATRHMKAKKQGQKSEIKKTESLIPLSKVMLVCSSCHNPSRVNVKITDENVRVRACNRCKQIT from the coding sequence GTGATAAGTCGTATTAAAAAAAATGATCTAGTTATGGTACTTTCCGGAAAAGACAAGGGCAAGAAGGGGTCAGTCCTTGTAGTTTTCCCGAAGAATGAACGTGTTCTTGTACAGGGTATTAACATGGCAACACGTCATATGAAAGCAAAAAAGCAGGGCCAGAAGTCGGAGATCAAAAAAACTGAAAGTTTGATTCCACTTTCAAAAGTTATGTTGGTCTGTTCTTCATGTCACAACCCGTCAAGGGTGAATGTAAAAATAACAGATGAGAATGTTCGTGTCAGGGCTTGCAATAGATGCAAGCAAATTACTTAA
- the rpsH gene encoding 30S ribosomal protein S8 codes for MIRNATRVSKPFVIVAHSNMRFAIANILKKEGFINDIVVQDLGDNKKVIKVSLKYVAGESVIHQIDRVSTPGCRYYSSIKDVRPVIGGLGISILTTSRGVLTHKEAKKLQVGGEIICTVW; via the coding sequence GTGATTAGGAATGCAACGAGAGTCTCAAAGCCTTTTGTTATCGTAGCTCATTCTAATATGAGATTTGCAATAGCAAACATACTCAAAAAAGAAGGCTTTATTAACGATATCGTGGTGCAAGACCTAGGTGATAATAAAAAAGTTATTAAAGTAAGTTTAAAGTATGTTGCGGGTGAATCCGTGATTCATCAGATTGATCGTGTTAGTACTCCTGGATGTAGGTACTATTCATCGATAAAGGACGTAAGGCCAGTCATCGGTGGTCTTGGGATATCAATATTAACTACGAGTCGCGGAGTTCTTACGCACAAAGAAGCTAAGAAGTTGCAAGTTGGCGGTGAAATTATTTGTACGGTGTGGTAA
- the rplE gene encoding 50S ribosomal protein L5: MVIPQKEKVRLQDRYNNTIRPELQKNFGFLNVMQVPRIEKIVVNIGVKDAIADSKVLVQAEELLTRITGQKASRRLARKSNASFKLREGMPIGVMVTLRRAKMYEFLDRLISLALPRIRDFQGVSKKLDGMGNYNLGIKESSIFPEIDMSVGQKILGLNITIQTSAETDEHGFKLLELFGIPFKKQIKREHNG; the protein is encoded by the coding sequence ATGGTAATACCACAAAAAGAAAAAGTACGTTTGCAGGACAGGTATAATAATACTATTCGCCCTGAGTTACAGAAAAATTTTGGTTTTCTCAATGTGATGCAAGTGCCGCGCATTGAAAAGATAGTTGTTAATATTGGTGTTAAAGATGCGATTGCTGATAGCAAAGTGCTTGTGCAGGCTGAAGAGCTATTGACACGTATTACTGGTCAAAAAGCTTCAAGAAGGTTGGCTCGCAAATCGAATGCGAGCTTCAAGCTTCGCGAAGGGATGCCAATCGGTGTTATGGTTACCTTACGACGTGCCAAAATGTATGAATTTTTAGATAGATTAATTAGTTTAGCTTTGCCTCGTATACGTGATTTTCAGGGCGTTTCAAAAAAACTTGATGGTATGGGCAACTATAACCTTGGAATAAAAGAAAGTTCTATTTTTCCTGAAATAGATATGAGTGTTGGACAAAAAATTTTAGGACTTAATATTACAATTCAGACATCTGCGGAAACTGACGAGCACGGGTTCAAATTATTGGAGTTGTTTGGCATACCTTTTAAAAAACAGATAAAGCGGGAACATAATGGCTAA
- the rpsS gene encoding 30S ribosomal protein S19 — MARSTYKGPYVEPSLYQKVLKAKQNSKRDAIKTWSRRSMVIPEFVGLTFAVHNGKKFVSVFVTENMVGHYLGEFVPTRTFRWHSGQRQAAGGNQK, encoded by the coding sequence AAGGGTCCATACGTTGAACCTTCGTTGTATCAAAAAGTGTTAAAAGCAAAACAAAATAGTAAACGTGATGCTATAAAAACATGGTCACGTAGAAGTATGGTGATTCCAGAATTTGTAGGGCTTACTTTTGCTGTGCACAATGGTAAAAAATTTGTTTCCGTATTTGTTACTGAAAATATGGTAGGGCATTACTTGGGGGAATTTGTTCCAACTCGTACTTTCCGTTGGCATAGTGGACAAAGACAGGCGGCTGGTGGTAACCAGAAGTAA
- the rplP gene encoding 50S ribosomal protein L16 has translation MLMPKKVKYRKVQKGRLTGLSKGAREVFFGEYGLEAVEPSRMTAQQIEAIRVTLSRGLKKIGQFYLRVFPDKPVSKKPAETRMGKGKGGVDHWVAPVKRGRVICEVAGVDELTAKTILRAASYKLPMKTKFVKKNLV, from the coding sequence ATGTTAATGCCAAAAAAAGTTAAATACAGAAAAGTGCAAAAAGGGCGACTTACGGGTTTGTCAAAGGGTGCCAGAGAGGTATTTTTTGGTGAGTACGGACTTGAAGCAGTCGAGCCATCCAGAATGACAGCGCAGCAGATAGAAGCGATCCGCGTTACCTTATCGCGTGGATTGAAAAAAATAGGGCAGTTTTATTTGCGTGTTTTTCCAGACAAACCAGTGAGTAAGAAACCAGCTGAAACCCGTATGGGTAAAGGTAAAGGTGGAGTTGATCATTGGGTTGCACCAGTAAAAAGAGGCCGTGTGATTTGTGAAGTGGCAGGAGTTGATGAGTTGACCGCAAAAACTATTTTACGTGCAGCTTCTTACAAATTGCCCATGAAAACTAAATTTGTAAAAAAAAATCTTGTGTAG
- the rplN gene encoding 50S ribosomal protein L14 has protein sequence MIQKQTYLKVADNSGAKEIQCIHLVGSTRKRYGYLGDQIICAVKAATPGALVKKGDVVRAVIVRTTKEYAREDGSYIRFGENAAVIIKNDLEMVGTRIFGPIARELRAAGFAKILGLAPEVL, from the coding sequence ATGATTCAAAAGCAAACATATTTAAAAGTAGCAGATAATTCTGGAGCAAAAGAGATACAGTGTATCCATTTGGTTGGATCGACTCGTAAACGTTATGGGTATCTTGGAGACCAGATTATATGTGCAGTGAAAGCTGCAACACCAGGTGCGCTTGTAAAAAAAGGTGATGTCGTTCGTGCAGTTATTGTGCGAACAACCAAGGAGTATGCACGCGAAGATGGTAGCTATATTCGATTTGGTGAAAATGCTGCCGTGATTATTAAAAATGATTTGGAAATGGTTGGAACTAGAATTTTTGGTCCGATTGCTCGTGAGTTAAGGGCTGCGGGGTTTGCCAAAATTTTAGGTCTTGCTCCTGAAGTTTTGTAA
- the rplV gene encoding 50S ribosomal protein L22 — translation MNFSAKALYIKFSPFKLRPLVDVMRGKTAQAALWWLHTYKTRRAVPILKLLNSAIANAKSLQNISAEELVIKDIRVDHGPTYKYFKPGAQGRANVQKKRSSHIQIQLVALTKEV, via the coding sequence ATGAATTTTTCTGCTAAGGCTTTATATATAAAATTTTCTCCGTTTAAATTGCGGCCACTGGTCGATGTAATGCGGGGCAAAACAGCGCAAGCAGCTTTGTGGTGGTTGCATACCTATAAAACGAGGCGTGCTGTTCCGATCTTGAAGTTGTTGAATTCGGCTATTGCGAATGCAAAATCGCTGCAAAATATTTCTGCTGAAGAACTTGTTATTAAAGATATTCGTGTTGACCATGGTCCAACTTATAAATATTTTAAACCTGGTGCACAAGGGCGTGCGAATGTTCAAAAAAAACGTTCCAGCCACATACAAATTCAGTTGGTTGCTTTAACGAAAGAGGTGTAA
- the rpsC gene encoding 30S ribosomal protein S3, with protein sequence MGQKVHPVGFRIGVYRPWDARWFARPNQYGKSLLEDIKLRAYLEKHLKSADIARIEIEKAGNSIRIVLHSGRPGAVIGKKGQGIEGLRKDIATFLGKSKVVELSVQELKKPELNARLVAKSIADQLSARGSYKKAMKTAALASMRAGAKGIKICCSGRLNGAEIARSEWTRVGSVPLHTLKADIDYALAEALTTYGKIGVKVWICRGEYRTFNLPS encoded by the coding sequence GTGGGTCAAAAGGTACATCCGGTAGGTTTTAGAATTGGTGTATACAGGCCGTGGGATGCGCGTTGGTTTGCGCGTCCAAATCAGTATGGCAAATCTTTGCTTGAAGATATTAAGTTGCGAGCTTATCTTGAGAAGCACTTAAAATCTGCTGATATTGCGCGTATCGAAATTGAAAAAGCTGGAAATAGTATTAGAATTGTATTGCATTCAGGTCGTCCTGGTGCTGTGATAGGCAAAAAAGGACAAGGCATTGAAGGTTTGCGTAAAGATATTGCGACATTTTTAGGTAAGTCTAAAGTTGTTGAACTTTCAGTACAAGAACTAAAAAAGCCTGAGTTGAACGCCAGATTAGTAGCAAAAAGTATAGCGGATCAACTGTCTGCACGTGGTTCATATAAAAAAGCGATGAAAACAGCGGCACTGGCTTCAATGAGGGCAGGAGCAAAAGGGATTAAAATCTGTTGTTCTGGTCGTTTGAATGGTGCGGAAATTGCTCGTTCTGAGTGGACGCGAGTTGGATCTGTCCCTTTGCATACATTGAAAGCTGATATTGATTATGCTTTGGCGGAGGCGCTTACTACCTATGGTAAGATTGGTGTAAAGGTGTGGATTTGTAGGGGTGAATATAGGACATTTAACCTTCCGTCTTAA